In the Hordeum vulgare subsp. vulgare chromosome 7H, MorexV3_pseudomolecules_assembly, whole genome shotgun sequence genome, one interval contains:
- the LOC123409503 gene encoding leucine-rich repeat receptor-like protein kinase TDR produces the protein MAAQVPFHGLLLVLPLLTITAASSAPLPLLALLSLKSSLNDPAGALSPWTYAAAASAGATRSLSPPWCAWPGVACDAATGDVVGVDLSRRNLSGTVSPTAAALLAPTLASLNLSWNAFTGELPPAVFLLRRLVKLDISHNFFNSTFPDGITKLGSLAVLDAYSNCFVGQLPRGIRELHRLEHLNLGGSFFNGSIPVEVGQLRQLRFLHLAGNALSGRLPKELGELPLLERLEIGYNGYNGGIPAEFGGLTQLQYLDIAAANASGPLPPELGGLARLEYLFLFKNRLAGAIPPPWSRLRALQVLDLSDNHLAGVIPAGLGELANLTTLNVMSNFLSGTIPATIGELPNLEVLQLWNNSLTGRLPELLGANGRLVRLDVSTNSLSGPIPSGLCAGHRLLRLILFANRFDSAIPASLANCSSLWRVRLESNRLTGAIPSGFGAVQNLTYMDLSSNELTGGIPADLVISPSLEYLNVSGNPMGGTLPSNTWRAPKLQVLAASKCALDGEIPPFGTSGCANLYRLELAWNELSGAVPGDIGSCKRLVSLRLQHNNLSGEIPAVLAALPSVTEVDLSWNGLTGSIPPGVANCTTLETFDVSFNHLAPVGTPSRSPNTGEGSSARHAAAMWVSAVAVAFAGMVVLALTAGWLQCLEDDSVAANGGGAGGARPNVVVGPWRMTAFQRLSFTADDVVRCVEGSDGIVGAGSSGTVYRAKMPNGEVIAVKKLWQAPGQKETAADHAAKQMDTQEGGDGNERVLAEVEMLGHLRHRNIVRLLGLCTNGETTMLLYEYMPNGSLDELLHGATAGKMPKARPEWDARYRIAVGVAQGVSYLHHDCLPAVAHRDLKPSNILLDDDMEARVADFGVAKALQGAAPMSVVAGSCGYIAPEYTYTLRVDEKSDVYSYGVVLLEILTGRGSVEAEYGEGSNIVDWVRCKVAGGGGGLRDVMEHVGGSSEAAREEMALVLRVALLCTSRCPQDRPSMRDVLSMLQEARPRPSQKPAAKHVYGVPRS, from the exons ATGGCCGCACAGGTCCCCTTCCATGGCCTCCTGCTTGTGCTCCCGCTCCTCACCATCACAGCCGCGTCGTCGGCGCCGCTCCCACTGCTCGCGCTTCTCTCTCTCAAGTCCTCCCTGAACGACCCGGCCGGCGCGCTGAGCCCATGGACGTACGCCGCCGCGGCCTCCGCAGGCGCCACTCGGTCGCTCTCCCCTCCGTGGTGCGCATGGCCCGGTGTCGCGTGCGACGCGGCCACAGGTGACGTCGTCGGGGTTGATCTGTCTCGTCGCAACCTATCCGGTACCGTCTCCCCCACGGCCGCCGCGCTGCTCGCACCGACGCTGGCTTCGCTCAACCTCAGCTGGAACGCCTTCACGGGGGAGCTCCCGCCGGCGGTGTTCTTGCTCCGTCGTCTTGTGAAGCTTGACATCAGCCACAACTTCTTCAACTCCACCTTCCCCGACGGCATTACCAAGCTCGGCTCTCTCGCCGTCCTCGACGCCTACAGCAACTGTTTCGTGGGCCAGCTTCCCCGCGGCATCCGGGAGCTCCACAGACTCGAGCACCTCAACCTCGGTGGCAGTTTCTTCAATGGGAGCATTCCGGTCGAGGTTGGACAGCTTCGGCAGCTACGCTTCCTGCACCTCGCTGGGAACGCCCTATCGGGGCGGCTGCCGAAGGAGCTCGGCGAGCTCCCGCTGCTCGAACGCCTTGAGATCGGGTATAATGGCTACAATGGTGGCATACCAGCGGAGTTCGGTGGGCTAACGCAGCTCCAGTACCTCGACATCGCCGCGGCAAACGCGTCCGGCCCGCTTCCGCCGGAGCTCGGCGGGCTCGCGCGGCTCGAATATCTGTTTCTGTTCAAGAACAGGCTAGCCGGCGCGATACCGCCGCCGTGGTCGCGCCTCCGAGCGCTGCAGGTTCTTGACCTGTCGGACAACCATCTCGCCGGAGTTATCCCCGCCGGTCTCGGCGAACTCGCGAATCTCACGACGCTGAATGTCATGAGCAACTTCCTCTCCGGCACGATCCCGGCGACGATCGGTGAGCTTCCCAATCTCGAGGTGCTGCAATTGTGGAACAACTCGCTCACTGGGAGGCTGCCGGAGTTGCTCGGAGCGAACGGGCGGCTCGTTCGCCTGGACGTGTCGACTAACTCCCTCTCCGGCCCGATCCCGTCGGGACTCTGCGCCGGCCACCGTCTCCTCCGCCTCATCCTATTCGCCAACCGATTTGACTCCGCCATCCCGGCGAGCCTCGCCAACTGCTCGTCGCTGTGGCGCGTTCGGCTCGAGTCCAACCGGCTCACCGGCGCGATTCCGTCCGGCTTCGGAGCGGTGCAGAATCTGACGTACATGGACTTGAGCTCCAACGAGCTCACCGGCGGCATTCCGGCTGATCTGGTAATTTCCCCGAGCCTCGAGTACCTCAACGTCTCCGGCAACCCGATGGGCGGTACGCTTCCGAGCAATACGTGGCGGGCACCGAAGCTGCAAGTCTTGGCGGCGAGCAAGTGCGCTCTGGACGGCGAAATCCCGCCGTTTGGCACCTCCGGGTGCGCAAACTTGTACAGGCTGGAGCTGGCCTGGAATGAGCTGAGCGGCGCGGTCCCCGGCGACATTGGCAGCTGCAAGCGGCTGGTGAGCTTGAGGCTGCAGCACAACAACCTGAGTGGCGAGATCCCAGCGGTGCTCGCGGCGCTGCCGTCGGTCACCGAGGTCGACCTCTCCTGGAACGGCCTCACCGGCAGCATCCCGCCGGGCGTCGCCAACTGTACTACGCTGGAGACCTTCGACGTGTCTTTCAACCATTTAGCACCGGTTGGGACGCCCTCGCGGTCTCCGAATACCGGCGAGGGCAGTTCAGCGCGGCACGCCGCTGCAATGTGGGTGTCAGCCGTGGCAGTGGCGTTCGCCGGGATGGTGGTGCTGGCGCTCACCGCGGGCTGGCTGCAGTGTCTGGAGGACGACTCGGTGGCGGCGAACGGCGGCGGAGCGGGAGGGGCACGCCCTAACGTAGTCGTCGGGCCGTGGAGGATGACCGCGTTTCAGAGGCTGAGCTTCACAGCGGACGACGTGGTACGGTGCGTCGAGGGGAGCGACGGCATCGTCGGCGCCGGGTCGTCGGGAACGGTGTACCGGGCGAAGATGCCGAATGGCGAGGTCATCGCCGTGAAGAAGCTATGGCAAGCGCCCGGGCAAAAGGAGACAGCCGCAGATCACGCGGCGAAGCAAATGGACACACAAGAAGGCGGCGACGGCAACGAGAGGGTGCTCGCCGAGGTGGAGATGCTCGGCCACCTCCGCCACCGTAACATCGTCCGGCTGCTCGGGTTGTGCACAAACGGCGAGACGACGATGCTGCTGTACGAGTACATGCCCAACGGCAGCCTCGACGAGCTCCTGCACGGCGCCACCGCGGGGAAGATGCCCAAGGCGCGGCCGGAGTGGGACGCGCGGTACAGAATCGCCGTGGGCGTGGCGCAAGGCGTGAGTTACCTCCACCACGACTGCCTGCCCGCGGTGGCGCACCGCGACCTCAAGCCCAGCAACATCCTCCTCGACGACGACATGGAGGCCCGCGTCGCCGACTTCGGCGTCGCCAAGGCTCTCCAGGGAGCCGCGCCTATGTCCGTCGTCGCCGGCTCCTGCGGCTACATCGCACCAg AGTACACGTACACACTTCGCGTGGACGAGAAGAGCGACGTGTACAGCTACGGCGTGGTGCTGCTGGAGATCCTGACCGGGCGGGGGTCGGTGGAGGCGGAGTACGGAGAGGGCAGCAACATTGTAGACTGGGTGAGATGCAAGGTCGCCGGCGGCGGGGGCGGCTTGCGCGACGTGATGGAGCACGTCGGCGGTAGCAGCGAGGCAGCGCGGGAGGAAATGGCGCTGGTGCTGCGGGTGGCGCTGCTGTGCACGAGCCGGTGCCCGCAGGACCGGCCGTCGATGAGGGACGTGCTGTCCATGCTGCAGGAGGCCAGGCCCAGGCCCAGCCAGAAGCCGGCGGCGAAACATGTGTACGGTGTACCGCGTAGTTAA